One genomic window of Sphingobacterium oryzagri includes the following:
- the dcm gene encoding DNA (cytosine-5-)-methyltransferase: MEETFGKIIKNARIDRAMTLSAMAKIIGVDMTTLSKIENGSRNFDAKKLPILCETLGLDMVGMEKELKGDKIVKVLFEDPAVRELVKSKLETFEMLSVNKTVNQDEDWRLKELTKPNSKIRLGTLFSGIGAVETALKRLNLNHEIVFAGDIDPHVKKSYYANYEIAESAWHDDVTTFKAEAYKGAVDLLVGGSPCQAFSMVGKRLGLEDVRGTLFYDYARVVQEVQPKVFIYENVKGLTNHDGGKTWKVVQDVLSDLGYKIHSCILNSKDYGIPQHRERIFVVGIKDHSIKFTFPKPIPLERTMQDFLEDFTNSRYYLKEKGIKFVTSSKNRQKRYTQINGDVMLCQKANQQFNWHGDFVYEPLTSNTVLSNDFDEFIFDVNKVEEKYYLSDKVRDYVLASGTKNFRTSTKTDLDVARPLLQSMHKMHRAGVDNYVTHNKGRIRKLTPTECLRLMGFGDDFKKVVSDTQLYRQAGNSIVVDVLIAILKQLDITKFSK, encoded by the coding sequence ATGGAAGAGACTTTTGGTAAGATAATTAAAAATGCTCGTATTGATAGGGCTATGACACTTTCTGCTATGGCTAAAATTATTGGCGTAGATATGACCACACTATCAAAAATAGAAAATGGCTCACGGAATTTTGACGCCAAGAAATTACCGATCTTATGTGAGACTTTGGGGCTTGATATGGTTGGAATGGAAAAGGAGCTTAAAGGTGACAAAATTGTTAAGGTGTTGTTTGAAGACCCTGCAGTACGTGAACTTGTTAAAAGTAAACTTGAGACATTCGAAATGTTATCCGTAAACAAAACTGTCAATCAAGATGAGGACTGGAGACTAAAAGAACTTACCAAGCCAAATTCAAAAATTAGGCTTGGAACATTGTTTAGTGGCATTGGCGCAGTCGAGACGGCATTAAAACGGCTTAATTTAAACCATGAGATTGTTTTTGCAGGCGATATAGATCCTCATGTAAAAAAAAGCTATTATGCTAACTACGAAATAGCAGAAAGCGCTTGGCACGATGATGTTACAACGTTTAAGGCAGAAGCTTATAAAGGAGCGGTGGATTTGTTAGTCGGTGGTAGTCCATGCCAAGCCTTTTCTATGGTGGGAAAACGTTTAGGGCTAGAAGACGTTCGTGGAACGCTTTTTTATGATTATGCACGTGTTGTTCAGGAAGTGCAGCCTAAGGTCTTTATCTATGAAAATGTTAAGGGACTAACAAATCATGATGGTGGTAAAACGTGGAAAGTTGTGCAGGATGTCTTAAGTGATTTGGGATATAAGATACATTCTTGTATTCTAAATAGTAAAGATTATGGTATACCTCAGCACCGAGAACGAATTTTTGTAGTGGGAATAAAAGACCATTCAATAAAATTCACGTTTCCTAAGCCGATCCCTTTAGAAAGAACGATGCAGGACTTTTTGGAGGATTTTACAAATTCACGCTATTATTTAAAAGAAAAAGGTATCAAATTTGTAACCAGTTCCAAGAACAGGCAAAAAAGATATACGCAAATTAATGGTGATGTTATGCTATGCCAAAAAGCAAACCAACAGTTTAATTGGCATGGTGATTTCGTGTACGAACCGTTGACCTCTAACACAGTACTAAGTAATGATTTTGACGAATTTATTTTTGATGTCAACAAAGTAGAAGAGAAATATTACTTGTCAGACAAAGTTAGGGATTATGTGTTAGCTAGTGGAACTAAAAATTTTAGAACTAGTACCAAAACTGATCTTGATGTTGCAAGGCCTCTTTTACAGTCTATGCACAAAATGCACAGAGCAGGTGTAGATAATTATGTTACACACAACAAGGGAAGAATTAGAAAACTTACGCCAACAGAGTGTTTACGTTTGATGGGGTTTGGAGATGATTTTAAAAAGGTTGTTAGTGATACCCAACTATACAGACAGGCAGGTAATAGTATTGTCGTAGATGTGCTGATAGCGATATTAAAACAACTTGATATTACCAAATTTTCTAAGTAA
- a CDS encoding HNH endonuclease, producing MNKAFQKISIDDVDYYIVDSIQNLRAEDSFIFNKNKLRMFDGSGEARKYVGSYKGASGIRLSEFFEYDKWGDTKVNGIRTYPIIQNSCFFSKSNLLKYLYDSRIEYFEQEQLYHNDISKYYDDYLKEVMSLEFDKNFFSIYDVSDFVDNKLSRSYIRSDDKIWSMWRHIVLPKISYLSILKLLPVVNDQLSINPKYYFRVFLDYQFRSIVHPQLDVQWEEVAETLVENKVKKLKSIGRIGAEIYRKKVIDHMPQCPFTKITDEKLLIASHIKPYRVCIKEGNEEEAVDYLNGLALTPTYDKLFDQGYITFKDNGDLVCGTLLSPYTWEKLNINPTAKNNMRIYPENRGKYLDYHRKFVFQDNYEDLV from the coding sequence ATGAACAAGGCTTTTCAAAAGATTTCAATTGATGACGTCGATTATTATATTGTAGATTCTATACAGAATTTACGAGCTGAAGATAGCTTTATTTTTAATAAAAATAAGCTAAGAATGTTCGATGGTAGTGGTGAGGCTCGGAAATATGTTGGCAGTTATAAAGGGGCGAGCGGGATTCGGTTAAGCGAATTCTTCGAATACGATAAATGGGGAGATACTAAGGTCAACGGAATACGGACATATCCAATTATACAAAATAGTTGCTTTTTTAGTAAGAGTAATTTATTGAAGTATTTGTATGATTCTAGGATAGAGTATTTTGAGCAAGAACAACTGTATCACAACGATATCTCTAAATATTACGACGATTATCTTAAGGAAGTGATGTCGCTTGAATTCGATAAAAATTTTTTTTCAATTTACGATGTATCAGATTTTGTTGATAATAAATTGAGCCGAAGTTATATCAGATCTGATGATAAAATTTGGAGTATGTGGCGGCATATAGTATTACCAAAAATATCCTATCTTTCTATTTTAAAGCTTCTGCCTGTTGTTAACGATCAATTGTCTATCAATCCAAAGTATTATTTTAGAGTATTTTTAGATTATCAATTTAGGTCGATAGTACACCCTCAACTAGACGTTCAATGGGAAGAGGTCGCTGAAACATTAGTAGAAAATAAGGTTAAGAAGCTTAAATCAATAGGACGTATTGGCGCGGAAATCTATCGTAAAAAAGTTATCGACCATATGCCGCAATGCCCTTTTACAAAAATAACAGATGAAAAGCTACTGATTGCGAGTCATATTAAACCGTATAGAGTCTGTATCAAAGAAGGCAATGAAGAGGAGGCTGTAGATTATCTAAATGGACTTGCGCTAACTCCAACTTACGATAAGCTGTTTGATCAAGGGTATATAACATTTAAAGATAATGGCGATTTGGTCTGTGGAACTTTGCTTTCTCCCTATACTTGGGAGAAACTAAATATTAATCCTACCGCAAAAAATAATATGAGGATATATCCTGAAAATAGAGGTAAGTATCTTGATTATCACCGGAAATTCGTTTTTCAAGATAATTACGAAGATCTTGTTTGA
- a CDS encoding ATP-dependent nuclease has protein sequence MKIRIDKFKKIDSIEVELQALNIFIGTNNSGKSSVIQGIQFAISSAQTLRLKNVSWRSQSDSQTLNLDSTDFLYTPTRHIENLYHGRRLVTSRKKADRISMNFLFKDNNEQTSINVSRGKNGGFATVVTGKVLGQQINDIEHPFCVYVPGIAGIPIQEKYEVPIAIKKSATRGDSNNYLRNILLDISNSDIKWKAFTYSINQIYSEVTIRVEFKDRISEFIDVYVENDGIDLPLDSIGTGLLQTIQIFAYIEYFNPRIILLDEPDSHLHPTKQKFLAKELLRRTSENTDLKVVFSTHSRYILESLDNIANVVHFQNGSSITGIQGSKILLDIGAADADYLFSKRSLKYIVVTEDKVDNVVEKKSYLKKFLLSNNMSEDEFVLHSYEGCTKVDFAKILEGFVRKQIPGVKVIVHIDRDQRIDGDRELIKLQNDCDDRGLLLFVTKFQELESYFCQPRHVAQVFGLDVDSCIKFYEEFVISLADETKRKLGNFILRERRELSCNSSGQQDIDMINRLVNDWMGHSAEKLCPGKELLGKVKDHLQSFYKVDPNKIIQVSPYLEDEDFQRLFI, from the coding sequence ATGAAGATTAGAATTGATAAATTTAAAAAGATAGACTCAATAGAAGTCGAATTGCAGGCGCTTAACATTTTCATAGGGACCAATAATTCGGGTAAAAGTAGTGTTATACAAGGTATTCAATTCGCAATTTCTAGTGCGCAAACTCTTAGGCTGAAAAACGTTTCTTGGAGAAGCCAAAGTGATTCGCAAACGCTCAATTTAGATTCTACGGATTTTCTTTACACCCCCACTAGACATATCGAAAATCTTTACCACGGAAGGAGGCTTGTGACATCTAGAAAGAAAGCCGACAGAATTTCTATGAATTTTTTATTCAAGGATAATAATGAACAAACATCGATAAACGTTTCTAGAGGTAAAAATGGAGGCTTTGCAACTGTCGTCACCGGTAAGGTATTAGGTCAACAAATTAATGATATTGAACATCCTTTTTGTGTATACGTTCCAGGGATTGCAGGAATTCCTATACAAGAAAAATATGAAGTTCCGATTGCGATAAAAAAATCTGCAACACGAGGAGATAGTAACAACTATCTAAGAAATATTTTACTGGATATTTCAAATAGTGATATTAAGTGGAAGGCTTTTACTTATTCAATCAATCAAATTTATTCGGAAGTCACTATAAGAGTCGAATTCAAGGACAGAATTTCGGAATTTATTGATGTGTATGTTGAAAATGATGGAATTGATCTTCCTCTAGATTCAATTGGAACAGGTCTTCTTCAAACTATTCAAATCTTTGCTTACATAGAGTACTTTAATCCAAGGATTATACTTCTTGACGAGCCGGATTCTCATCTACATCCTACCAAGCAAAAATTTTTGGCTAAAGAATTACTGCGGCGGACTTCTGAAAATACCGACCTTAAGGTAGTTTTTTCAACGCATTCAAGATATATTCTTGAGTCTTTGGATAATATTGCCAACGTTGTTCATTTCCAAAATGGTAGTTCCATCACTGGGATTCAGGGTAGTAAAATACTTTTGGATATAGGTGCTGCTGATGCTGATTATCTTTTTTCTAAAAGATCACTTAAATACATCGTGGTCACTGAAGATAAGGTTGACAACGTAGTAGAGAAAAAAAGTTATCTAAAAAAATTCCTTTTATCAAATAACATGTCGGAAGATGAGTTTGTTCTTCATTCATACGAGGGCTGCACAAAAGTGGATTTTGCAAAAATTCTTGAAGGTTTTGTTCGTAAGCAAATTCCCGGTGTGAAAGTCATTGTTCATATCGATAGGGATCAAAGGATAGATGGTGATAGAGAGTTGATAAAACTACAAAATGATTGCGATGATCGAGGCTTACTATTATTTGTAACTAAATTTCAGGAGCTTGAGTCTTACTTTTGTCAACCACGGCATGTTGCACAGGTCTTCGGTTTGGATGTTGACAGTTGTATTAAGTTTTATGAGGAGTTTGTAATTTCATTAGCTGATGAGACTAAAAGGAAATTAGGTAACTTTATCTTGAGGGAAAGAAGGGAGTTGTCCTGTAACAGTAGTGGTCAGCAAGATATAGATATGATAAATCGATTGGTAAATGATTGGATGGGTCACTCAGCAGAAAAATTATGCCCTGGAAAAGAACTGTTAGGTAAGGTCAAGGATCATCTACAATCCTTTTATAAAGTCGATCCTAATAAAATTATTCAAGTTAGCCCCTATTTGGAGGACGAAGATTTTCAACGATTATTTATATAA